From Lysinibacillus sp. SGAir0095, the proteins below share one genomic window:
- a CDS encoding HAD family hydrolase: MILFTSDLDRTLIYSNTMMETYPIAGDVIPVEHKEEKIVSYMSRDSIDLLKQFSKDHLFVPVTTRAVYEYERIHALSKDINPKYAITSNGGTILIDGKPDLEWSKIVRNRLAEQSQPKEEMIRVFAKIRHESWVLREFYIEDLFYMFRVDRKLVPRGELAAFQKELAPMGWSIFLHGRKLYVLPTSLNKAYAVQYLQNFVDYDLHVAAGDSMMDYDMIIDADYGYSQLHGELYEKQPDDEKVIWLNGMGATSTEELLRNILELNLVR; this comes from the coding sequence TTGATACTATTTACGTCCGATTTAGATCGTACTTTAATCTATTCAAATACAATGATGGAGACATATCCGATAGCTGGAGACGTGATTCCGGTTGAACATAAAGAGGAAAAAATCGTTTCTTATATGTCTAGGGATTCTATTGATTTGCTGAAGCAATTTAGTAAAGACCATCTATTTGTACCCGTTACAACCAGAGCAGTTTATGAATATGAAAGAATCCATGCACTCTCAAAGGATATTAATCCGAAATATGCGATAACGAGTAATGGCGGGACGATTTTAATCGATGGCAAACCCGATTTAGAGTGGAGTAAAATCGTGAGAAATCGATTGGCAGAACAGTCTCAGCCAAAAGAAGAAATGATTCGGGTGTTTGCCAAGATCCGTCACGAGTCATGGGTTTTAAGGGAATTTTACATCGAAGATTTATTTTATATGTTCCGTGTCGATAGAAAGCTGGTGCCACGTGGAGAGCTTGCAGCATTTCAGAAGGAGCTAGCACCAATGGGCTGGAGTATTTTCCTGCACGGTAGAAAACTATATGTGCTACCGACAAGCTTAAATAAAGCTTATGCCGTTCAATATTTACAAAACTTCGTGGACTATGACCTACATGTGGCAGCAGGGGATTCTATGATGGACTACGATATGATTATCGATGCCGATTATGGCTATAGCCAACTACACGGTGAGCTTTACGAAAAGCAGCCGGATGATGAAAAGGTAATATGGCTAAACGGCATGGGTGCTACGTCGACCGAGGAGCTGCTTCGAAATATATTGGAGCTAAACCTGGTGAGGTAG
- a CDS encoding CAP domain-containing protein, translating to MKKITSVLLFCALLLFSSSYSVQGQEIKMFKEPPFEYYKVSKGDSFWFIAKRYGLDYKELMRLNPSVDPLNMQVGSTIRLKDSGKPVASFEEEVVRLVNIERQKAGLGPLQHRADVKNVAEKKAMDMINSNYFSHTSPNYGSPFDMLKSFGISYRAAGENIAKGQKSPQEVMNSWMNSSGHRANILNGQYNAIGVGYYNGAWVQMFIQS from the coding sequence ATGAAAAAAATTACGAGCGTCCTTCTATTTTGTGCCTTACTCCTGTTTTCGTCTAGTTATTCTGTACAGGGGCAAGAAATCAAAATGTTCAAGGAGCCACCATTCGAGTATTATAAGGTTTCTAAAGGGGATTCTTTCTGGTTTATCGCCAAAAGATACGGGCTGGATTATAAGGAATTAATGAGGCTGAACCCCTCAGTTGACCCACTGAATATGCAGGTTGGTTCAACAATTCGCTTAAAGGATTCCGGTAAACCGGTGGCAAGCTTTGAAGAAGAAGTCGTTCGTTTAGTGAATATCGAAAGACAAAAAGCGGGATTGGGTCCTCTTCAACATCGAGCAGATGTGAAAAATGTTGCTGAAAAGAAAGCGATGGATATGATCAACAGCAATTATTTTAGCCACACGAGTCCCAACTACGGCAGTCCTTTTGATATGTTGAAAAGTTTCGGTATCTCCTATAGAGCTGCTGGTGAAAACATTGCAAAAGGACAAAAATCACCACAAGAGGTAATGAATTCCTGGATGAACTCCTCTGGACACAGAGCCAATATTCTAAACGGCCAATACAATGCGATTGGTGTCGGTTACTATAACGGCGCGTGGGTTCAAATGTTTATTCAATCATAA
- a CDS encoding VWA domain-containing protein produces MSSISLRKEKVKVVLTKKNLTGVRAKVGLVLDISGSMRRLYKVGEVQEAVERIAAVASQFDDDGSLDIWVYDNEFARLPEVTEHNLLGYVEKNILNNGEIHKFGRNDEPQVMADVMKKYTVEEPNDEPVFLIFINDGGCKPGIKKFIVESSTKPIFWQFVGIGDANFDVLRKLDTMEGRFIDNASFFHFEDIEKVTDEQLYDNLLNEFPSWLKEAKEKGII; encoded by the coding sequence ATGTCCAGTATTTCATTAAGAAAAGAGAAAGTAAAAGTCGTCCTTACAAAGAAAAATTTAACCGGTGTTCGAGCAAAAGTTGGACTCGTTCTAGACATTTCTGGTTCCATGAGACGTCTCTATAAAGTCGGGGAGGTACAAGAAGCTGTAGAACGAATTGCAGCTGTGGCCTCCCAGTTTGATGATGATGGCTCTTTGGACATTTGGGTATATGACAATGAATTCGCTCGTCTGCCTGAAGTAACAGAGCACAACTTGCTTGGCTATGTTGAAAAGAACATTTTGAATAATGGGGAAATCCACAAATTCGGCCGTAACGATGAGCCACAAGTGATGGCTGATGTGATGAAAAAATACACGGTTGAAGAACCTAATGATGAACCCGTTTTCTTAATATTCATCAATGATGGTGGCTGTAAACCTGGGATCAAGAAATTTATCGTAGAATCCTCTACCAAGCCAATCTTTTGGCAATTTGTAGGCATTGGTGACGCCAATTTTGATGTACTCCGCAAATTGGACACAATGGAAGGACGCTTTATTGACAACGCAAGCTTCTTCCACTTCGAGGATATCGAAAAAGTTACAGATGAACAGCTTTACGACAATTTGTTAAACGAATTCCCCTCTTGGCTTAAAGAGGCAAAGGAAAAAGGAATTATATAA
- a CDS encoding VWA domain-containing protein, producing MKTLIRGEKVNVSDFTSTTQLEVEVNVASNFEMDITCFGLDQKKQLTDDRYMIFYNQLNSPSNEIQLRNLGNGSGSFFIDLATIPSSIHYLVFTATIDGNGTMGMIQNGFLKIKAENQTLLDYSFTANDFKNEKAVIITEIYNYKSIWKVSSVGSGFDGGLAALLTSFGGTASEEQAAISATAQEPISAASTASAAPVLDKKVLLEKKMEQKAPKLLDLSKKAKILLEKVGLQNHTAKVALCLDISGSMSKMYRSGKIQEFVERILALGTRFDDDGSIDVFLFGKNAYDAGEITIDNFNGSVDRLIKQYPLEGNTFYGKAMKIIRKNYVGSGGKRDKPYPQKHPVYVMFVTDGAPFDRADATNHIQYSSYEPIFWQFMAIGKSNKSAKKKSGFFNSIFQSDFTFLEQLDELSGRYLDNANFFSVEDPLEVSDTELYDLLMTEYPAWVKTASQKGLIE from the coding sequence ATGAAAACTTTAATTCGTGGTGAAAAAGTAAATGTATCTGATTTTACTTCTACAACTCAATTAGAAGTAGAGGTGAATGTCGCATCAAATTTTGAAATGGATATTACGTGTTTTGGGCTAGACCAGAAAAAGCAACTGACTGACGATCGATATATGATTTTTTACAATCAATTAAATTCCCCATCCAACGAAATTCAACTTAGAAATCTTGGGAACGGCAGCGGATCATTTTTTATTGATCTAGCCACTATCCCTTCTTCCATCCATTATCTCGTTTTTACAGCAACAATCGACGGAAACGGAACAATGGGAATGATTCAAAACGGTTTCCTAAAAATTAAAGCAGAAAATCAAACGCTACTTGACTATTCCTTTACTGCAAATGATTTCAAAAACGAAAAAGCTGTGATTATCACTGAAATTTATAATTATAAGTCCATATGGAAGGTTTCATCTGTTGGGAGTGGCTTTGATGGAGGGCTTGCTGCTTTATTAACAAGCTTTGGCGGTACTGCTTCAGAAGAACAGGCTGCCATCTCTGCAACAGCGCAAGAGCCAATTTCTGCTGCATCGACGGCTTCCGCTGCACCAGTACTTGATAAGAAAGTTCTACTTGAGAAAAAGATGGAACAAAAGGCACCGAAATTATTGGATCTTTCAAAAAAAGCCAAAATTTTACTAGAAAAAGTCGGGCTTCAAAATCATACTGCGAAGGTTGCACTTTGCCTTGATATTTCTGGCTCTATGTCAAAAATGTACCGCTCGGGCAAGATTCAAGAATTTGTTGAAAGAATCTTGGCACTAGGGACTCGCTTTGATGATGACGGCTCCATTGATGTGTTTTTATTCGGCAAAAATGCCTATGACGCAGGGGAAATCACCATCGATAACTTTAATGGCTCTGTAGACCGGTTAATCAAGCAGTATCCACTGGAGGGCAATACGTTCTACGGGAAAGCCATGAAAATTATCCGCAAAAATTATGTAGGTTCCGGTGGCAAACGTGACAAACCCTACCCGCAAAAGCACCCCGTTTATGTAATGTTTGTTACGGACGGTGCCCCATTTGATAGAGCTGATGCAACGAACCATATCCAATATTCGTCCTATGAGCCGATTTTCTGGCAGTTCATGGCCATTGGTAAGTCAAACAAAAGTGCAAAAAAGAAAAGTGGCTTCTTTAATAGTATTTTCCAATCTGATTTCACCTTCTTGGAGCAATTAGACGAATTAAGTGGCCGCTATCTAGATAATGCCAACTTCTTTAGTGTAGAGGATCCACTGGAGGTTTCGGACACAGAGCTCTACGATTTACTTATGACTGAATATCCTGCTTGGGTAAAAACGGCTTCCCAAAAAGGGTTAATCGAATAA
- a CDS encoding S-layer homology domain-containing protein: protein MKKLFSILVSIICLSFAMSIQSNALADTSGTNEIPKKAMASFPDVKEDHYAYEAVAWAKANSIVSGYEDGNFGPNNKVSEAQFAVMLQNFFELNKVDKQLTKETPAKHWADPVYNSLASYGVPLNGYFDHSLRNLPAKRGLVAQALVYLGHDRLDLENSIQFLLDHQVSTGQNHDKKEHVLEFFGYKNDLTRAQVITFLYKMNQIELNTVSETALNTAGNGDSLDELAKQAKAKVHGELGILSKKEAKKVVNETLSGIIDTFNRLGEEHNWSFENHPDFTILRPELLKYASENFTDGFLKDAKNDFYCSCDVPPYPYAALDIRFTVHENSSERVVASSIEFDHMVAGGSSVYFTLVKEDERWVMDNYKWVSLEEEPIHLTWEEVKTHMEKDGTKIELLNTTEHNGKTIYIIKYGERQEIIGVYADNTGHLWEVPSSLLP from the coding sequence ATGAAAAAGCTTTTTAGTATACTAGTTTCGATAATATGTCTTAGTTTTGCTATGAGTATCCAATCAAATGCTCTGGCGGACACCTCTGGGACGAACGAGATACCGAAGAAAGCCATGGCTAGTTTCCCGGATGTCAAAGAAGATCACTATGCATATGAGGCAGTCGCTTGGGCAAAGGCAAATAGCATTGTGAGTGGCTATGAAGATGGGAATTTTGGGCCGAACAATAAAGTGAGTGAGGCACAATTTGCAGTCATGTTACAAAATTTCTTCGAATTAAATAAGGTAGACAAACAGCTTACTAAAGAGACTCCTGCCAAACATTGGGCAGATCCTGTATATAATTCCTTAGCTTCATATGGAGTACCTTTGAATGGCTATTTCGATCATTCGCTAAGAAATCTGCCAGCGAAGAGAGGCTTAGTTGCGCAAGCCTTAGTTTATTTAGGCCATGATCGTTTGGATTTAGAGAATTCGATTCAGTTTTTGTTAGATCATCAAGTTTCTACTGGACAAAATCATGATAAAAAAGAACATGTATTAGAATTTTTCGGTTATAAAAATGATCTCACTCGCGCTCAAGTCATTACTTTTTTATATAAGATGAATCAAATTGAATTGAATACGGTTAGTGAAACGGCCTTAAACACAGCTGGTAATGGTGATTCATTGGATGAGTTAGCCAAACAGGCAAAAGCAAAGGTGCATGGTGAGCTGGGTATTCTTTCTAAAAAAGAAGCAAAGAAAGTTGTAAATGAGACCCTGTCTGGAATTATTGACACATTCAATCGTTTAGGGGAAGAACATAATTGGTCATTTGAAAACCATCCCGATTTTACTATTTTAAGACCAGAACTATTAAAATATGCATCTGAAAATTTTACGGATGGATTCTTAAAAGATGCGAAAAATGATTTTTATTGTTCTTGTGATGTACCTCCATATCCATATGCTGCTTTAGATATACGTTTTACTGTACATGAAAACTCAAGTGAACGTGTTGTAGCCTCTTCCATCGAATTCGATCATATGGTTGCAGGGGGTAGTTCAGTCTACTTTACGTTAGTCAAGGAAGATGAAAGATGGGTAATGGATAATTATAAATGGGTTTCACTAGAAGAAGAGCCGATTCACCTAACGTGGGAAGAAGTAAAAACCCATATGGAAAAAGACGGTACGAAGATAGAACTTTTAAATACTACAGAGCATAATGGAAAAACGATATATATTATTAAGTATGGTGAAAGACAAGAAATTATCGGTGTCTATGCTGATAATACAGGGCATTTGTGGGAAGTGCCTTCCTCTTTATTGCCATAA
- a CDS encoding aminoglycoside phosphotransferase family protein, translating to MNRKFEEKIKAAFGDFGEQWLKQLPEKLKVICHQWGLTIEGEPSNLSYNYVAYVTDAMNRSLVLKVGIPGYDFSNEIKASREFQGDGFVKLYNHDDQLGCLLLERLSPGKMLKEVEKENQIDIYLDAWNKLNRQPSEELPHIHNWFNALVNPVQNDFITQEQIETALHFKKEIEATSDGHVHLHGDLHHENILFDQERGWLIIDPKGVQGDLYFDYISFLFNDLNGDFELLESRVKQLSNKQELDEQRLRKAAVALLTVQVLWAVEDGADDAREMNEVLEFLSGTI from the coding sequence ATGAATAGAAAATTTGAAGAGAAAATAAAAGCTGCTTTTGGTGATTTTGGAGAGCAGTGGCTAAAACAATTACCGGAGAAATTGAAGGTGATTTGTCATCAATGGGGGTTAACTATAGAAGGGGAACCATCGAATTTGTCTTATAACTACGTAGCGTACGTAACGGATGCCATGAACCGTTCACTCGTATTGAAAGTTGGCATTCCGGGATATGATTTCTCAAATGAAATAAAGGCATCGAGAGAATTTCAGGGTGATGGATTCGTAAAATTATATAACCATGATGATCAACTTGGATGCCTATTACTTGAACGACTAAGCCCGGGTAAGATGCTGAAAGAAGTTGAAAAAGAAAATCAAATCGACATCTATCTGGATGCGTGGAACAAGTTAAACAGACAGCCGTCAGAAGAGTTACCCCATATACATAATTGGTTTAATGCCTTAGTCAACCCGGTTCAAAATGATTTCATTACACAGGAGCAAATTGAAACAGCACTTCACTTTAAAAAGGAAATTGAAGCCACGTCTGATGGGCATGTGCACTTACATGGGGATCTACATCACGAAAACATCTTATTTGATCAGGAACGAGGCTGGTTGATTATTGATCCAAAAGGGGTGCAGGGAGATCTTTACTTTGATTATATCTCGTTTTTATTTAACGATTTAAATGGAGACTTCGAATTGCTGGAATCTCGAGTGAAGCAATTGTCCAATAAGCAAGAATTAGACGAGCAGCGCTTAAGAAAAGCGGCTGTGGCACTTCTAACGGTTCAGGTTCTATGGGCGGTAGAGGATGGAGCAGATGATGCTAGGGAAATGAATGAGGTGTTGGAATTTTTGAGTGGCACGATTTAG
- a CDS encoding DUF4188 domain-containing protein — protein MAKKIFTGRYTIDNTEDIVVFIIGMRINKRLAMHKWLPVFNAMPGMIKELYSNKEELGFLSMESYFGLRTTVMIQYWRSTDALLSYAKNEKHLTAWKKFNQKAGNNDAVGIYHETYQISKETYESIYVNMPQYGLGKALNPIPVTKEKSSARNRLNY, from the coding sequence GTGGCCAAAAAGATTTTTACAGGGCGTTATACAATTGATAATACTGAGGACATTGTCGTTTTCATCATTGGCATGAGAATCAACAAGCGACTGGCCATGCATAAGTGGCTACCAGTTTTCAATGCCATGCCTGGAATGATTAAGGAGCTCTATTCAAACAAAGAAGAACTGGGATTTTTATCGATGGAGAGTTATTTCGGGCTAAGAACAACGGTCATGATTCAATATTGGCGCTCAACCGATGCCCTGCTATCTTACGCTAAAAATGAAAAACATCTTACAGCTTGGAAAAAATTCAACCAAAAAGCTGGCAATAATGATGCGGTTGGAATCTATCATGAAACCTATCAAATAAGTAAAGAAACGTATGAATCGATTTATGTAAATATGCCCCAGTATGGCTTAGGGAAGGCTTTGAATCCAATACCCGTTACTAAAGAAAAGAGTTCCGCTCGTAACCGTCTAAACTATTGA
- a CDS encoding PadR family transcriptional regulator produces the protein MKHYNDTTYAILGILTTECKSGYAIKQLIDRSLNHFWKISYGQIYPTLKLIVQEELAEVRSSTSPGKPDKNEYYLTSKGLQTLKTWLEQPIEQLPTERNEILLKLFFGRYQEQDNQMLLLQNYQLELEKRYQTYLSIEQAILNHESKDKDSDYWLFTLDYGKRTTQAAIEWCEFTLEKISMG, from the coding sequence GTGAAACATTATAACGATACGACGTATGCAATTCTAGGCATATTAACTACTGAATGTAAATCCGGTTACGCCATAAAACAGTTGATCGATCGGAGCTTAAATCATTTTTGGAAAATTAGTTATGGCCAAATCTATCCCACTTTAAAATTGATAGTCCAGGAAGAATTAGCTGAAGTCCGTTCTTCGACTAGCCCCGGCAAACCTGACAAAAATGAATACTACCTTACCTCAAAAGGACTCCAAACACTCAAAACTTGGTTGGAGCAGCCGATTGAACAATTGCCAACAGAACGCAATGAAATTTTGCTTAAATTATTTTTTGGCCGCTATCAGGAACAAGACAACCAGATGTTACTTTTACAAAATTACCAACTAGAACTCGAGAAACGCTACCAAACCTATCTCTCTATCGAACAAGCAATTCTCAATCACGAAAGTAAGGACAAGGACTCAGACTACTGGCTGTTCACATTGGATTATGGAAAAAGAACGACCCAAGCTGCAATCGAATGGTGTGAGTTTACTCTTGAAAAAATATCAATGGGGTGA
- a CDS encoding DUF3885 domain-containing protein, producing the protein MKLEDYMEKSFPNLFLTPPLFYNWEIGLRFELGNPKEENDKVYFERVYNRAKTLFSATHQENDELFIVAHDYQLINDKRKGKRTKLFTSFLKEKNLKYNIQHQILPSDRGDDDDICKHQYSLTCQVKDLYHKRLINAFFATNMTWLYFVNVTKGTIFHIYDDRGCDLVATKKEAIQGIYLQYNDWILNYDREKIDEVFK; encoded by the coding sequence TTGAAGTTAGAAGATTATATGGAAAAGAGTTTCCCGAATTTATTCCTCACACCTCCACTTTTTTATAATTGGGAAATTGGTTTGCGTTTTGAATTAGGGAACCCAAAAGAAGAAAATGACAAGGTATATTTTGAGCGTGTCTATAATCGAGCTAAAACACTTTTTTCTGCAACTCATCAAGAAAACGATGAGTTGTTTATAGTGGCTCATGATTATCAGCTAATAAATGACAAGAGGAAAGGGAAGAGAACGAAGCTTTTCACTTCATTTTTGAAAGAAAAAAATCTAAAGTACAACATTCAACATCAGATTTTGCCTTCTGATAGGGGAGATGATGATGACATCTGTAAACATCAGTATAGTTTGACGTGTCAGGTGAAAGACCTGTATCACAAACGTTTAATCAACGCTTTTTTTGCTACTAATATGACATGGCTCTATTTTGTGAATGTTACGAAAGGGACCATTTTTCATATATATGATGACAGAGGCTGTGATTTAGTCGCAACGAAAAAAGAAGCGATCCAGGGTATTTATCTTCAATACAATGACTGGATTTTAAACTATGATCGAGAGAAAATTGATGAAGTATTTAAGTAG
- a CDS encoding 3-ketoacyl-ACP reductase — MAQSLQGKVAIITGGARGIGKATAIALAKEGVNIGMIARTEAGLREVATELEGLGVKVSYAMADVSSQEQVEVAATLLAKELGNADILINNAGIATFGSVLDMEPEEWKKIIDVNLMGTYYVTRAVLPQLLEKENGDIINISSTSGLNGAATSSAYSASKFGVIGFTESLAQEVRRNNIRVTALAPSTVATDLAHDLSLIKENDETKLMQPEDIAEIIVNQLKLNPRIYVKNASFIATNPY; from the coding sequence ATGGCACAATCATTACAAGGGAAAGTAGCAATTATTACAGGTGGAGCAAGAGGAATTGGTAAGGCTACGGCCATTGCCTTGGCAAAAGAAGGCGTCAATATTGGTATGATTGCTCGAACTGAGGCGGGCTTAAGAGAAGTGGCTACAGAACTTGAAGGCTTAGGTGTGAAAGTTTCTTATGCGATGGCGGATGTTTCATCTCAAGAACAGGTGGAAGTAGCTGCTACTTTACTAGCAAAAGAATTAGGCAATGCGGATATTTTAATCAATAATGCCGGGATTGCCACATTTGGTTCGGTATTGGATATGGAGCCCGAAGAGTGGAAGAAAATCATTGATGTGAACCTAATGGGTACCTATTATGTGACGCGTGCCGTGTTGCCTCAATTGCTTGAAAAAGAGAACGGCGACATTATCAATATTTCTTCAACAAGTGGCTTAAACGGAGCAGCGACTTCAAGTGCCTATAGTGCATCGAAATTTGGTGTAATCGGCTTTACAGAATCGTTAGCTCAGGAGGTTCGCCGCAACAATATTCGCGTAACGGCACTAGCACCAAGTACAGTAGCAACGGACTTGGCACATGACTTGAGCTTAATCAAAGAAAACGATGAAACAAAACTCATGCAGCCTGAAGATATCGCTGAGATTATCGTGAACCAACTAAAACTAAACCCACGTATCTACGTGAAAAATGCAAGCTTCATTGCGACAAATCCTTACTGA
- a CDS encoding bifunctional transcriptional activator/DNA repair enzyme AdaA → MGASIKLSFEEMWEKIIDCDSKYDGLFFTAVKTTKIYCRPSCRSRKPKKINVAFYYDIHEVELAGFRACKRCQPEADHSPNKELVRKVITFLVNQYKQKLTLQDVANHVGISTFYLERLFKKETSETPRTYLEKIRVDKAAHLLKNTEQSNLEICYEVGFQSPSNFYKVFRRLKNCSPSEYRNLMRKEMHQ, encoded by the coding sequence ATGGGGGCTAGTATCAAGCTGTCTTTTGAAGAAATGTGGGAGAAGATTATTGACTGTGACAGTAAGTATGACGGGTTATTTTTTACGGCCGTGAAGACAACCAAAATCTATTGCCGTCCTTCCTGTCGATCAAGAAAGCCAAAAAAGATCAACGTGGCATTCTACTATGACATTCATGAGGTAGAACTGGCTGGTTTTCGGGCATGTAAAAGGTGCCAGCCGGAAGCAGACCATTCGCCAAATAAGGAACTTGTCAGAAAAGTGATTACCTTCCTAGTAAATCAATATAAACAAAAGCTGACATTACAGGATGTTGCTAATCATGTAGGCATCAGCACCTTTTATCTTGAGCGGCTGTTTAAAAAGGAGACTTCAGAAACGCCACGTACCTATTTAGAAAAAATTCGGGTGGATAAAGCGGCCCATCTTCTAAAAAATACGGAACAATCGAACCTTGAGATTTGCTATGAGGTTGGTTTTCAAAGTCCATCGAATTTTTATAAAGTCTTTCGCCGCTTGAAAAACTGTTCTCCTAGTGAATATCGAAATTTAATGAGAAAAGAGATGCACCAATGA
- a CDS encoding DNA-3-methyladenine glycosylase: protein MKWTNHGTYMEITPPMDFNFRECLVFLGRSEHEILHQIRDGYLYKLIKINGELVLMKIGEASKNIRVEFPFNILTQNVCEKAVAYLADWFDLNQELAPFYEMASQDKVLHQIANQYRGLRIIGIPELFEALTWAILGQQINLTFAYTLKKRFIEQFGESFSFEGNTYWLFPEIEAIAQLSIEELKKLQFTTRKAEYIIGIAQLMSEGKITKEDLLHIQDNQQVKKSLMAIRGVGAWTADYVMMKCLHHTSAFPIADVGLHNALKLQLGLDRKPTLEEIEELAKNWEGHQAYATFYLWRSLYV, encoded by the coding sequence ATGAAGTGGACCAATCATGGGACGTATATGGAAATAACACCACCGATGGATTTCAATTTTAGAGAATGCCTCGTATTTTTAGGAAGGTCCGAGCATGAGATTCTGCACCAAATACGAGATGGCTACCTATATAAATTGATAAAAATAAACGGCGAGTTGGTTTTGATGAAAATTGGGGAAGCCTCAAAAAACATTCGAGTCGAATTCCCATTCAATATATTAACGCAGAACGTATGTGAGAAAGCGGTTGCCTATCTAGCTGATTGGTTTGATTTGAACCAAGAGTTAGCACCATTTTATGAAATGGCTAGTCAAGATAAGGTGTTACACCAAATTGCGAACCAATATCGGGGTTTAAGAATAATAGGCATTCCAGAATTATTTGAAGCTTTGACTTGGGCCATTCTCGGCCAACAAATCAATCTAACCTTTGCTTATACGTTAAAGAAACGCTTTATCGAACAGTTTGGAGAGAGTTTTTCATTCGAAGGGAATACCTACTGGCTATTCCCGGAAATCGAAGCAATCGCGCAGCTATCGATCGAGGAGTTAAAAAAACTCCAGTTCACAACAAGGAAGGCAGAATATATTATTGGCATTGCTCAATTAATGTCGGAGGGCAAGATCACGAAAGAAGATTTGCTCCATATACAAGACAATCAACAGGTGAAAAAATCTTTAATGGCGATAAGAGGGGTAGGGGCTTGGACGGCGGATTATGTGATGATGAAATGCCTACACCACACGTCTGCGTTTCCAATCGCAGATGTCGGTCTTCACAATGCGTTAAAGCTTCAATTGGGACTAGATCGAAAGCCAACTCTCGAGGAAATTGAAGAGCTCGCAAAAAATTGGGAGGGGCATCAGGCGTATGCCACTTTTTATTTATGGAGGTCCTTATATGTGTAG
- a CDS encoding methylated-DNA--[protein]-cysteine S-methyltransferase: MCSKLHQLDYVSPIGLIEIIGTEEAVYSILFAERDQPVKLVEEGTPESLKLCLQELDEYFKGERFEFTFPYAYEGTDFQKTVWHALKEIPYAKTGSYKDIAATIGNEKAIRAVGSANGKNKLSIVIPCHRIIGSNGKLTGYAGGLWRKEWLLEHEKRFIGSRE; the protein is encoded by the coding sequence ATGTGTAGCAAATTACATCAGTTAGATTATGTATCACCGATTGGACTAATTGAAATCATCGGAACAGAGGAAGCTGTTTATTCCATCTTATTCGCTGAACGGGATCAACCAGTAAAACTTGTTGAAGAAGGAACTCCTGAGAGTCTCAAGCTTTGCCTTCAAGAGCTGGATGAGTATTTTAAAGGTGAGCGGTTTGAATTCACATTCCCTTATGCCTATGAGGGAACAGACTTTCAAAAAACAGTCTGGCACGCATTGAAAGAAATCCCGTACGCCAAAACGGGATCTTACAAGGATATCGCAGCCACGATAGGCAACGAGAAGGCAATCAGAGCTGTCGGAAGTGCCAATGGGAAGAATAAGTTAAGTATTGTGATTCCGTGCCATCGAATCATCGGCTCAAATGGAAAGTTAACAGGTTACGCAGGCGGTTTATGGAGAAAAGAATGGCTGCTTGAGCATGAGAAAAGGTTTATAGGCTCAAGAGAATAA
- a CDS encoding helix-turn-helix transcriptional regulator, with protein sequence MSEKSQDRDVFVAIADPTRRQLLHLLGEAEELPLHELTPHFQMGRTAVSKHIAILKEAGLVLDRKVGRETRYRLNAAPLQEIKDWVSFYENFWYEKVARLKDLLLEEE encoded by the coding sequence TTGAGCGAGAAAAGTCAGGATCGGGATGTATTTGTAGCGATTGCAGATCCAACAAGACGTCAATTGCTGCACTTATTGGGAGAAGCTGAAGAGCTACCTCTTCATGAATTGACCCCTCATTTTCAAATGGGGCGTACCGCTGTTTCAAAACATATAGCAATCCTTAAAGAGGCCGGTCTAGTTCTTGACCGTAAAGTGGGTAGAGAAACGAGGTATCGGCTCAATGCTGCGCCCCTTCAGGAAATTAAAGATTGGGTATCCTTTTACGAGAATTTCTGGTATGAAAAAGTGGCACGCTTAAAAGACTTATTATTAGAGGAGGAATAA